The Salvia miltiorrhiza cultivar Shanhuang (shh) chromosome 2, IMPLAD_Smil_shh, whole genome shotgun sequence DNA window GGGCTCCACTGGCGGCACGGCGGCGCGACTGTGTGAGGGTCGCGGTGGGACTGGCGGTCTGTGAACGACGGCGACGGCCGAGGAGAACGGCGACTGCGGGCGGGCGAAGGGCGCCGCTGGGTCGCCGGAAACGGAAACGATTCTGGAGTGGGGGCGGCCGGGCGAGCTGGGATTGGGGAATTTGGGATTTGGGATTTGCGAAATTGGAAGGGCCGAAGGGATTCAAGGGAAATAGCTGGGATTGGATTACAGTTGTGccaatatattaaataatttaaaataattcaaaatatattaaattaattaattcggGTATTTttggtatacccgatacccgatcgggtatacccgatacccgattttctaacaccctaaatacccgatctcgaacccgaacccgattttttcgggtattgggtacccgatacccgattttttcgggtcgggtaatcgggtacccgatacccgatcccgaaattcccaacCCTAATTAggctaattcttttattttttgagacCGTTATTAGACTAATTCCATACAAGAAGAAATCATAAACATACAAAAATCAAGgataaatatcattttaaattattagtTATAATATAAACTATCGATTTTTTAAAATACTGAACAATTAATCAAAAATCAAACACTAAAATATGAGCCCATCATGACATATGTCACATATCACGAAACAAAAATTTCAACTTGGTTACACTTTTCCATTAATCGGGATGGATCATGCATGAATCACGATTCAGGATAATAATGCCCAAAACCCAAATCAATTATTCAGAAGTGCATAACTTTGAATTTCTAAATTAATTATTCACTATTTCAAGAGTCGCAAACAATTTGACTAGTGCATTTGCTCTTGTTTTTCAGTGCATTAATGTTTCACCCGTGCAATGCAGGGGGTTACGTGTGATGTTAAAATTTTATCcgtttaattattatttttaaataatacatGAATATAAATTTTGTGAAAGTTACTAAgaggggtgtattcgttcagaaATTctggattttaaaaatctacaaATTTCACACAGATTCTTTATGTATTTTGGAATTCTAAACAGAATCTGTACAAATTCTGAACGGATTTTGGACGGATTTTAGATGAATTTAACAAAAAATTGACGTGATTTTGATGGATTTGAAATCTACCATCCCAGCGCTCGTTGGAGTTAATTGAGCGTTGGGACAACTCTCACTTCGTGCGGTATATATACATCGCGCGAACGCTGGACAGATCCATGATTCTATTTTTTCCTCCATCGTGCCGCAAGAACAAATTCTTCCTCAAATTCTCAAGATTTTCTTCCAATCTTCTCACACCCAGCGACCGCTGCCTCTCCACCGCCTCTACCGCCGCCGCTCACCTCCAACAATCGCTGGAATATGGTGCGAACAAAAAACGCCAATATCATGGCCGATGAAGATTTTGAGCAAGAGGAGAAAGATTTCACGGAAAGGTACATGTATCCGTTTCAATTGATTTCTGAATGGGAGGGTAGAGTATTTAAGAAATTCATCGAATCAGAGATTACTAGGCCTCATTATTTGGATTGGGTTTTGATTAGGGATCTTCAAATTGAGGCTAGAGTAATTAGATATTTAAAGAATTTGGGGATGGATAATTTTGCTAAGAATATTAATTTTTCCGGATATGATCCTCTGTGTTATGAATTCTTAACTACCATGTCTGTGAGTGGTGATAAGAATAAGATTAAAGTTAGGATGAATGAGAGGGATTATCAAGTTAGTTTGGCAAGAATGAAAGTTGTATTTGGATTTTCCACTAGTGGGGCAAAGGCGAGAAACCTAGATCATTTAATCCTAATCAAGTTTGGACTGAATTGACGGGGTTTGAGAATTGGAATTCTTCTGGTATGCCGAATGGATACATTAGAGATCCGGCATTGGTCGTTGTGCACAAATTGATTGCATATAATGTGTCCGGAAAGGAGTATGCAAACAAAGTGAATTCAACTGAAGTGTATAATGTTGTTTTGTGCTTTAAATGGCACAAAAGTTTGTATTTCAAACTTTATTTGGACGGCTATGACTCAGATGCAGAATCGGTCTTCTGCCCATGCTTCTTTTTGTCCCATTGTCACTGATTTGGCATATGCATTCGGAGTTCTAACTGACACAAAGGGCAATCAGGGTGGTTATGAGGAACTCGATCCTTAGTTCATTGATTTTAGTGAGCTAAGAGGAGCTCAGTTGATTTCTGATTGATACACTTTAGTTCCTCCTGCAAAAAGGCATTGTGTTAGTCAGTTCATACACTCCGAGATTGCATCGGGCCGTTGTCCTCCCACTTTTACTGATTCTGGAGCCGGCACATCCGCTGGTGGCAACGAAGAAAAGGAGAACAGAGATGAAGAtcaagaggaagaggaagatggGAATGAAGATCAAGAAGCTAGTGGTTCAATGTCGAGAGATTACTATCAACaatttcagaatgatttgacCTCATTCTGTACTCACATTGACTCTTCTTTTGGAGCATTCCAAAATCATTTCGACTCTTCAATTGGATCATTGAGGCAAGAGATGAATGCTTGATTTGATGCACATAACCAGCAGATGGCCGATTTACAGCTGCAGTGGGAGGCTTGGAGAAATATGTGATCTTTTTAAGTTTTCTATTTGGATGAATGTTTGGATTGTTTTTGAATTTGGATTCTATTTATGTTTTGGATGAATTGTATTATGATTTGGATAATTTgtcttatgtttatgttttcttatgatgGATTATTGtgtttatgtatgaaaattaCAAATTGCACAAGTGTTGTTTGATATATTTTTGAATGTTAACAAGTTGAAATTTGCAAAAGTTGGAAATTACAAGGCAAAAATTGCACTAAATCGTCATAAAAATAtgctataaaaaaaataataaaaaataagcaTTTCCATCATTTATATAAAAAACAATTCATCAacatccataaaaaaaaaaaaacaatccaacgaaattttaaaaataatccaTCAAAACACCTCCCTAAACATTATCTTCGTTCTCATCATCTTCATTTCTATTGTTTTCATACATTGGCCTATTTTTCCAAATAGCATTAGCAATACTTGTTCTCCATGTATTAGCTTCATTTCTTTGTTGTAGTTGGCTTTGAGAAAGATATTTCAAATTGTCTGCATCGTTTTCAAGATTTGGTGCAGCATCATCTTCGACTGAAAATTCATCAAAACGACACTTTTTTTGAAGAAAGTCATGTAATCCAGCACAAGTCAATTCTAattttgcttgtgtttgaaatgAGAATGGAGTTGCCGTTTTAAAAATTGTGAATCGTGATTTGAAGATACCAAAAATTCACACAATCACGTTTCGTAATGATGCATGACGAAGAATGAATAACTCACTTGCATTTCTGGGGTGACGACCTTGACCACCAAATTCTTTGAGATGATATCGAACATAACGTAATTGAGCCAAAAATTGATGTCGGTTAGCAAATCCACAATCCACTAGGAAATATTTACCTTGGGGCACATGAAGTCCATTTGGTCTCGATAATGCGTCACTTAAAAGTTTTGAATCATGGGCCGAGTCTTCCCATCCACTAAGCACATAGATGAACTGCAAATCAAAGTTGCAAGCTGCCAAAATATTTTGCGATTGCATACCATGACGGCTACGATAATTACTTACGTCTCTGCCTGTTACCATGCCGGGATATGAGTTCCATCTATAGCTCCGATACAATCCTAAAATAAAGTGAATATGTTATACAAGAAAGCTAAATATTTCATATACTACAAGAGAAATAAGTGATACGTAATATAATATCGAAATGATCCATACCTTAAAGAAATGATTAAATATTGTACTTTCCCGAATTTTAGCCGGTATTGCTGTAGTCGGTTTAACCATCATGTCTGGTGCTATGGTGTTCAATgctttcaagattttattgaagtTTTGACTAGTAGCAAAATGCGAACGACCGAACCTTTGACGAACATTACCATATCAATTGTTGTGTCCTACAATGATCAAGAATGTTGCCACCATTTCTTCAACAGATATGTATCGTGTATCTGTAACATGAGTTTTCTCTCTAATGATTCGGCATAATTTTATAAAGACATCCGGATACATTCTATGCAAAACTGTTTGGATCTAATTCCGTCGAGCATATTACGTACAAAATGATATCCTTCCCTAGTCTTTGGTCGTCGCATCAAAGAGTTGTCAATAGTCCGATGCATCATCATAATATTtcctaataaaattattatttttttagtttccATCATCAAGAGCTTAACCTTTTTATAAAGTTCAAGCTCATCTTCTTTTCaatttcatcttcaattttatcttcataattcatgctgccatataaacaatgaaacaataataaaaataataataaaggcatttgattaaaatacaaaaataaaaatacgaaTTCATTAATGATCAAAATAAAGTTTTAAAACAAAACACCAACAAAACAATGTACTtataaaaagatgaaaaaaaaaacatagttTTCAAAACATGACTGAAATCATCACTATCCTCTAATCTTGTATGCTATCCAACTTGCTCGTTCCTCAACAgtcattttcaaaaatccatCTTTTTTTGACTTGGTATCAAACAAGTCAAATGTTTTGATGCGAACGTCTTCATCCAAATCTTGGATTTCTTTTATAGCATCCCAAGTTGTATAAGatctttctcttttctctaAGAGGCTATGAACTCCATCAAAAGtgttagttatttttttaatttcttccaTGAAATCATGATGCGAACTATTTTCAGTATGACCAGAATTTATGTCAAACTGGGCTCTACTTCTTTTGGCAACAACTCTTCTCTGAGTGGAGACCTTAGACACTTCAGGGAATACCAAAGGTGATTTGGAACCAGATGATGGTGGATCATCTTGAGCTAGTCTACAAACGCCTCATTTTCAGCATCATAATTCAACTTTTCTATGTGCGGAGCTCTATTTTCATCAACTCCTAATGTCCTAGCATCAGTAGCACTATACCCAATCCAATTGAGTTTTTTCCTACAGCCACACCATTTCCAACAGCAATTCCCAAGTCATAATAATCCGGACAATTTCCATAGCGCAAGTATGCATCTTTTTGGTGAGCCTAACATAATAAAgaacaaatttattaattaactatattatttaaaaaaattattgctaACAAGGTTAACTGGCAGTACGCATCCCATACTTCATCTGAAGCCGTGAACTTTTTAGTATTGTTGTTATATCCAAAACCAGAGTTAAACTTCATAAGTGTTGAATAAGCTAACCAACGGTTCTTAAACCATTTGATACGGCTTAGGTAATTGTTATAAGTCTTATTACACCCAAGTCTTTCATTAAGAATAGGAAGTATTCTTTCTTCAACGGTTACTTTGCTAAAGATACCACTATTATCACGCCATCCCCGATTCGCAGACTCAACCAAAATTTCTAACAACTCATCGTTTTGTTCCTTAGTCCATGGTTCATAGGCTGCCCTTTTTTTCATATATTGTTGTTGAGAATCTCCCATGATAATATTACTAGACacaaaatacatatatgtatatagtatataacaaagaataaaagaaaaacaataaaaacttgaataaactcacatgcaatagaaaaactgaataagaaaataatatgaaaataCAAGATTTATGAGAGAATACATTGCTAATAGCCAATGTTGAACCCTAAACTTTTTTCTTTGAGAGGCAATAAAAATTTGTGTGGTGAAAAAAACTGAATACGACGCTAACAATTTATAAAGATTTAAACGGGCCCAGCGACCGCTAGGACCCAACGTTCTTCGAGCCACGGCCACTGGAACCTAGAAGGCTAGAAGCCACGGTCGCTGGAACTCAGCTTGCGCTGAAATATGAAATCTAATGAATTCTCGTGGTCGGaggtcggatttgttcatgtgtattttttgaatgaaatcaatgaaaatcagtccaattttaaaatccatagatttttaaatacctctagattttaatatatttttaaaagtctgaaacgaatacctctggatttttatagaattttaaaagtcttgaacgaatacttctagattttcatagacttttaaaagtcttgaacgaataaacccagattttaaaagtctgcagaaatctattaaaatcctgaacgaatacaccaactaaattcaagtaataaaataataaaagattcataatttattttaaaatgtatCCATTTACATAAAAGTTTATAAGATGTTTATACgacatattattattaaacttGAAACACACTTTGGTATaatctttaaaataaatatactcaaatattttattatacaattgttatataaattatattaatactaaaatattatattttaagacTAACATTTTAAATTCCTCAAAAGAAATGTAAAATAATAACATATTAAAAGACAATTGCAAACTTGtcatcttataattataaattttgaaacattattTTATATACATCATCTGTAGTAGATGAACAATCTATTTTTTCTTCATTATATATCGAGATTTTTAGACCCCTTTGACTTGCAACTCTAGAAAGAACTACATAAATTTGACTGTGGCTAAAAACAGACCTCGATCTTCAAAAATAAATCCGCGTGAGAAAGtgattgaccttgacttttgtttATAGTAATTGCATAAGAAACAATGATAGGGAACTGTTGTGGTTGAAACTTGAACAGTAGTCTTTGATCAACTGGTGTCAGTGTCATCCTTGGTATCAATACTTGATGTCCTGTGAGAACTTTCCCTTCCAAACCATGTATACCGAGTCTTGTAATGATCAATCTTGTCCCATTGCACAATCCATTGGAATGATCTATGTTTCTCATCAACATAACATGAGTGTCAACCTTCAAAACTAATTCATGATTTGGAATGCTAGAACACTTTAATGTATTTAAGAACTCAGGAGTGTGGATATCTTGAAATATGTCATTGCTAATTTGTATGTGCTACCTGAACTGAGATATCTTTGCTCCCCCGAAAAATTTAGAGATCCCATGTATTAATTTATGAGTTCTACTACATCCAAAGTAGGAGCAAGCATTGCTCgttatttaaaataagaatggTCATGGATGTTGTTGGCATCAAACAAATAAGTGTGTGAAACAATGTCCCTTATTGGATCTTCAGatgatttaatcaatatatcCTCAGGGAGATCGATAGATGCATAACCATCGTTATCGCTGCCATTTAATCCATCTCCAATACTTGCAATCAACTCTGGAAAATCTTTCAACTCAGCAGACTTTGTGTTGGATAACCTATTTTGAAGTATCATGTTCTTAGTTAATCATAACATTGTGCAATTAAGCCATAAATACTAGGAATTAACAATGGCATTCTCTACCATAAAAAAAAACAGTGGCATTCACAACATTGTCAGATGCCTTTAGGAATAACAAGTAATATCTAACAAAAATTTTCCACCAAATACAATACTCTTACATCCAAAAGGCAACTCATGACTCAATGAAGTTGAAAAACGTAATATGTCATGCATGCTCTATCTAAAGCTTCAAAGCAAAACTTCTAGGAAGCCATTCTCATGTACGAATTCTTAATAATGTTGTACACCAATTGAAGGGGCTGCATATTTTGATGCACAAGTTTTGCAAAAGCTATTTAATTGTGGCATATAAAAGCAAATGATTGTTTACTAAGTATATAATTTTGGGGTTGTAGGGGTAAAATagtcaatttatttttattattttatattggGGTTATAGTAAATAAAACAAGGGCTATGAATTAGAACCACCTGCTTCAAAACTCAAAAAAACACTCCCAGTGTCCATTTTTACCACATACATCTATTCTCATAATATTTGGAGTTGAACAATATTTCTTGAATTatcctaaaaaaaatttaaaaaataataacaacattaAAGTTAGAAAAATATGTAATTAACATACatctgaaaattaaaaatactaataacataaaaatatgGCATATATTATTGTTATCGAGTAACTTATGTTAACTTGGACCAACGTTTTCTCGATCAAAAGATTATGTTAGTTGTATGCATGTGTTTGCTTAGTACTAAGGTGTGATTAATGTTTAAGGTTAAAGATTTTAGGTTTGAGTTCACGAGTTTGCTGCTTTTGCTTTAGCTTTATAAGATGTAATGATTTGAAAGTTCGAATTTTCGACTTTACTTTTGAATATTGTACATTCAAATTTgatttgaataaaatatatgaCTTCCCCTTCAAAAAAGAATTTGTATGAGGTTGTCTCGATCAAGATCCATAAATTAAACTTATAGTGTTCCCAAGAGAATTCCAAACGATGCGAACTCTTGTCTACGAGCAGTGAGATCTAGAGATCAAACCCCATGCTCCCCCTCCTCAAaagtcaaaaaataaaataaacttttaGTAGTATATAAATTcatgggttaagtatcaaataggCCCCTATCATAGTGGCCCTTTTCACGTTGGGCTCCCTATAGTCTAAGTTGGGCCAAATAAACCCTTGTAGTCCAAAAAATCGAATAATTGGGCCCCTAGCCCTAACGGCTGGTAAACGCcgtccgtttttttttttctttttttaatcggCGGTGGGCCCCACCTTATATGCAAGCTCAAATTCCCCTTTTAATTGGGAAATTTCCAAATCACAAGAACCCTAAACCGCGAATAGGGGCGAAAAAATTGAGAGCTTCTTTCGTTGTTTCTGCAAATTAGCGTAGGGTTTTCGTTTGTTATCATCTTTCGAGTGGAGACATGAGTTTCAATTCCGGCTCAGCATCTGGGTCGAGCTCGTGGCGTAGTCGCCGGCAGTTTGAGGGTTCAGACAATCCAAAGTTTTGTACTTGCGAATTTGAAGGTAAAAGGTTGAAGGCTTCGATAATGACCTCATGGACGGAGGAGAATCCGGGTCGGAGATTCtatggatgtaggaattggaaGGTATATTTATAACTTTCTATTGTTTTGTTTTAGTTGAATTTGTTGGCTTgaaattttccttttttccaGTCGAAGAATTGTGGCTATTTTGATTGGATTGACGAACCGATAACTGAAAGAGCTAAGGAGGTTATCAATGACTTGAAGAATGAGAATGTGAAGTTGATGAAGACCAAGAATGAAAGCTCCAAAACTGCAACTATTGATATGGAGTGTGAAATTGGAATGCTTTGGGATGTTGTGCAAGAAATGAAGGAAGATTCAAACAAAATGATGAAGAAAATTAGATTAGTTTCATTTCTGTTTCT harbors:
- the LOC131009737 gene encoding uncharacterized protein LOC131009737; the encoded protein is MSFNSGSASGSSSWRSRRQFEGSDNPKFCTCEFEGKRLKASIMTSWTEENPGRRFYGCRNWKSKNCGYFDWIDEPITERAKEVINDLKNENVKLMKTKNESSKTATIDMECEIGMLWDVVQEMKEDSNKMMKKIRLVSFLFLASWLVFAYLAIA